From the genome of Acidaminococcus sp.:
CGCTTCATCCATATCGGTTGGTTTCCCGGAAAACAGGGATTCGCCACCGCCCAGTCCGGCAAAACCGGAGCTCTTGCCAGATTGTAAAAGTACGGACGCAATCAAAATGACACTGATAATTACGTCAACAACCATTAACACAGTCAATAACACTGTAATTCCCTCCACACTTTAGATTTAATAATCATAACATAAAAGGATTGGAGAATCAAGAAGGCAGCACCGCAGATTCATTCTCTCAGGCCGCAAAGATTGTCAGCTTTCGCTGAATTGTCTCTCCACAAAATCAAAGATAACAGCATAATATTGCTGCCCAAGAGATACACTTTCGGCATGGCCCATACCGCGTACCGGAACAACTTCCTTGCGCTCCGCGGCACTCGATGCACCGAGTTCCTGCATCATCGTGACAGGAATGAGCCCGTCATTGGTTCCATGAATAAAAAGAACGGGCACCGAAGATTGAGCCACGGCGCGGATAGGACTCACGTCGCTTAAAAAGACACCGGTACGCACCTTCATCAGGAGATTGGCCGCCAGAAGAATAAAATCTCGATATGGTACGTGAAGATCATCCATGCGATATGTAAGCAGCTCTTTAAGGTCGCTGTAACCGCTGTCTTCCACCACTGCTTTAACCTGTTTTGGAAGTCCTTCACCGAGAGCCATCATCACATCGGCACCGCCCATGGAGACGCCGTAAAGAACAATTTTGGCCGAAGGATCTTCCTCTGCGATAGCTCTGGCCCAGCGAGCCACATCCTTGCCTTCAAGCGCACCCATCGTCAGATACTGACCTTCGCTGCGTCCCGAGGCCCTCATGTCAGGAGTCAGTACGTGATAACCGCGCTGCAGGTAACGACGGGCCATGGACCACATAAAACGCTGGTTACAGCCGTAACCATGAACCAGGATAGCCCAGCGGTGACTCCCGGCATTCTCCGGAACAAAGTGTGTCGCCGAAAGTTTCAGCCCGTCAAAAGAAGTCATCGTCCATTCCGCCCGTTCCACGTCCGGCGGATCAGGTTGGGCATAAGGATACTTATTGGCATACTGATATACATCTTCAAACGCGGCAGGCGGCGCCATCGGATCTTCGCTGTTCCCCCGCTTCAAAGCGTAATCCACGTAAGGGGAGCCAAAATAATAAATTGCCCCTGCAGCCCCGGCTCCAAGGAGAAGTGCCAGAACCAGCAAAAAGGCAAAAAACTTTTTCATATACGTCCACTCCTTGTGAGAATAGGACTTTATTGTACAACAAAAAGGGAGGATCAGAGAGAAATTCCTTAAAAATTCACAAATGGTAGGAATCGCCGTCAGCAAGCAGTTCCGCGGCCTTCGGCCGTATTGAAAAGGATAGTGGGTAGTGGCTAGTGGATAGTACACCCGTGCGGGTATTTTTCTTGGCGGATTCTTGAGAAAGGGTGCAGAGGGCATTAAGAAATTAGCCTTCGGCAGAAAAGGTCATCATCCACCGCAAGCGGTCCCCCTTCCTCAATGTCGCAAAGCGACGTCGAGGAAGGTCCCTAAAGAATATACCGCAGCGATTTTTTAATTTAATTTTTGGCAAACTGACGAGAGGAGGTTTGCTTCTAAAGGACCTTCTTTCAAGCCGCTTCGCGGCTTCGGAAGAAGGAGAATCGCAGTCAGCGCTGACGTAAGGAAGCGTTGACGAGTGCGGTGGATGATAGCTTCTTTTATTCTTTTCTTTATGCTACGTTATCTCCCAATATAAATCCGCTGCAAAAAATACCCGCATTAGAGTACTATCCACTATACACTAGCCACTAACCACTTTTTCGTCAATAAAGCTAAATGCCATATGCCAAATGCCAAAAGCGCCTTTGATTTTTTCTGGCTATTTCCCGTTCTTATACTTCCCTGCACTGCCGTACAATATTTCATCCTGCTCTTCCCTCGTCAATGCTTCCACCGTTCCTTCTTCACTCAAAAGGGCGATTTCCGCGCTCTGGCGGAGATTAGCTTCAATATCTTTAATCCTATGCATCGTTTCTCCAACAATATAGGCACAGCCCTGATATAAAATCACAGCCGGCGTACCATACTTTGCCTCAAAAGCCGTAATTTTATCCCTGGAAAGGGTATCTCCCATCACAAGAATCGTCCTTCCGCAATAGGTCAGCCCATCGGGGCTGATGGCAACGGGCCAGCCTGTATCAGCAAAACGCCGTGCTGCCTTACAAATGACGGCATCCGTACTGACAGAGATGAGCTTACCTACTGGCCCGTCGTTCCACTTACGAAAAGCATTATAGAAAGCAGAAGCATTCTGATAGGGGACGTAATCCGCCTTGAGATAATCAGCCGCTCGCTTTTCTGTTTCTTCCGTCCTGCGAATGACCTCATCCGTAGTTTTACCGCTCACAATAAGGCCGTGATTTTTAAGAAAGACAAGTGGAAATTTCCCCTGCACATCCGCATCTCTCAGTACTTCATAAAACATCGCCGCCAGCGGATACCCCGGCGTCCCGTACCCAACAAAGACAGCTCCTGGAAATAGTGCCTGCATAGTTTCCATCCCGCCTTTACGCGAGAGCAGCACATTGACAAAGGTCGGATGCGTATGGAGCGTCACCGCGTCCGTCACGGCGTGCAAAAACGTTTCTATGGAAGGGCGCTTACCCTCAATAAGAGCCTTAGCGATAATTTTAGAGGCCTCTTCAGCCGGCACTGCCTGGCCTACATGACCTTTCATAAAGTATGCCAGCATCGCATAATCCACGCTGGACCAGCCGTAGTCTGCCCGCATCTCACCCATCTGGCAGCCCGACGCCTTGATAAGCATTTCATGATCATTGATTTTGACGGAACTATTTCCGCCGCCTGCCTGGGCCAGATCTTCCCGCATGCCTGCATAATGGGAAATCACAAGTAAATCATTGATATCCATCTTCTGCCTTCCTTCCAAAAACCGGCTGCCTCACGGAAAAACTCCGGAAGCAGCCGGTGCAACCATTTAAAATTGTACAGTATAGGTAATAATCCCGTCTTTAAATGAAACTTTGATGCTGCCCTTCAACAGCTCCGTCAAATCCCTTGCCATGGAAAGTCCGATGCCGTAACCGGCTACTTTTCCTGTGCCTGTCGAATGGGAAGTATCCCCACGGTAAAAGCGTTCAAAGAAGTGCGTGTAGTCTTTGTTCGCTCCTGCCGCATAGCTGTTTGATACAGATACCTTGAAACCATGTCTGCCGCTCTTTGAAAGGGCTGCCGTAATCGTTCCATTGGGATCGCAGTACTTGACGGCATTGTCCATGAGGATGTTAAAAATCTCGTAAAGCGATTTCTCCTCAGTTTTGGCCACGACATTCGGTTCAATCTGCGCTTCAATTTTCTTTCCGTTGTCATCCAGTACCAGCGGACGGAACGATTCTACAGAATTGTCAAGCAGACCGGATACATTGACTTCCGTCAGTTTCAAATCTTTTCTCGTCCGTTCGCCCATCTTAGCCAGCGTAATAAGGTCATTGATCAGGTGAGTCAGCCGCTTGACCTGCGTCAGGATGTTGGTCGTCCATTCCGACTTGCCCTGCAGCAGCTCCATCGCTTCCGCATTAGCCGAAATAATGGCAATCGGGGTCTTCAGTTCATGACTGGCATTCGTGATAAACCGTTTTTGGTTCTGCATATTGTTGATAAACGGACGGATAATGATGTTACATATACCAATCAGAATCAGAGCGTAAATCACGACACAGATCAATCCGAAACGGAAAGAGTACCTCATGAACTGCTCTACGGCCCCATAGTCACGAGTCGTATCGAGCACGACGAGCAAATAATGGGTGCTGTCCGGCTCTGTAATCTGGTAACTGTAGTGAGCGCGGTTTCTCTTAAAAGTGCCCTTTGGCGTTTTGCTTGCCAGCACTTCCTTGATGCATTCCTGCACGTCCAGCTTGCCAAAGGATGCAATATTGTTCAGGTTCGCTCTGACAAGTTCACCCGACTGTGTCATTAGAACGCTGAAATACCGCATCTGGTAGTGCGATTCCGGAGAATCGTTGTACCAGTCCGGTTCGTCAATTAAGGTATCTCTCTTCGGGGCGGGAACGTTGGGCAAGTGCCCGTCGTTTTCTGAAATCATGGTCAGATGGTCGTCGACTTCTTCCTGCATTCGCACGTAGGCCATGGCATTAATCAGCCCCAGGGCCACAGTCACAATAATGACTACTGCAAGCGTGGCTGTCAGTATAAATTTCCGGCGCAGCCGGCGAATCTCATCCATCCATTAAGTCCTTCCCCTCAGGCCCCCTGAGTACAAAGTTTAAAGTTTCCTCCGCGTTTACCGTCAATGCGGACATCACCGCCGATGGCGGCCAGTTTTTCCCGCAGATAAGAGACATAGATCCAGACGATACCGCTGTCCGACTGTTCCTCTTTATCCCAGACGCGGTCAAAAAGCATTTCTGTCGAACATTCCTTGTCAGGATTCATCATGAGCACCTTCATCAGCTGGGTTTCCTTAGCGGAAAGCCGGACGGCGCTCTTACAGGAAAGCTCACCTTCCCCGACTTTCAGCGTCACAGAGCCCTGATGCAGGGCTTCCGAGTCCTTCTGGTTGCGACGCACCATAGAGCGGATGCGGGCCAGAAGTTCTCCCATAGCAAAAGGTTTCGTCAAATAATCATCGGCCCCGGCATCGAGCCCGTTGATTTTATCATCGACTTCTGATTTCGCCGTAAGCAGAATGACCGGCGTCGTGTTGCCGCTTTGCCTCAATTCCTGAAGGGCAGTGATTCCGTCCTTGCGCGGCATCATAACATCGAAAATCATACAGTCGTAAGGGTGACTCTGGGCCTTATCCACAGCTTCCTGACCATCATAAGCCGGATCCACATGGTATCCGGAATGATTCAGGACAGCAGATACAGCCATTGACATCGCCTTTTCGTCTTCTGCCAGCAAAATATCCATTCGTCATGACTCCTTTCCATCATCTTCGCTATCCTGTATGAGGTTACGGATAGTTTGCATGGATAAATCGCACGCTGCCAGTTCATCGGCGCAGCGTTTTAATTCTGCTACTATCAGTTCAGGATTTTTGATGTTGTGTTTGTATTTCATTTCGTGTTCCAGGCTGGCCCATGTATCCATGGCAATGGTGCGCAGCTGAATTTCGGCATAAAAATGACCCGGATTGTTCCCGTCGATATCCTCGTAGGGAGCCTCCAGTTCAATAATCATATGATAACTCCGGTAACCATTTGGTTTAACATTTTTGATATAATCCTTTTCCTTCACCACACGGCAGCCGGGTATATTTCTAATTGCTTCAATATTGGCATACACATCGTGGATAAAACGGCACACCACACGGAGGCCGATGGCATCATAGAGATGCCTCAGCGCCGAATAGGCCGACACTTCATAACCCTTGCGGGTACACTTCTCATTCATGCTGTCGGGTGCCTTGATGCGGTAAATCAAATGCTCGTACGCACCATGACCTGTTTCCGACTTCATCTTTTCGTTATAGGCTTGAATCTGATCAATAAGATAGGTCTGAACTTTTTTCAGGACTGGAACCCATGCTTCATAATGAGTTTTGTCTGTTTCCATCTCTTCACCTACTTTTGCATCATTGACTTACCCTGCTATTATTGTAACATATTTTACGACAGAAATTTGAGGATATTTTCAGACATTTGTAACAAAGATGTAACATGGCCGCCAAAGGCGGCAGAATGGAGTTGCCTTCGGCAACTCGCTGCGGGCCGACTGCGTCGGCCGGGAAGCAAAGCGCCATTTCATGGACGCTTTGCATGTGGGGCACCAAAGGTGCCCGGGATTATCGTACATCTACTTTTCGTATGCTAGTATGATATACAAAAAATATGAAAAATATATTAAGAAAGGGAAAAATATTTAGTAAAGAAGGGCTTAATTTTGGTTATCGCGATACCGTTAGAAAAATAAAAAAAATAAAAAAATTAGGGTCATCATCCACCGCAAGCGGTCCCCCTTCCTCAATGTCGCGCAGCGACGTCGAGGAAGGTCCCTAAAGAATATGCCGCAGTGATTTTTAATTTTCTTTTTGGCAAACCGACGTAAGGAGGTTTGGCTACGGTGAACCTTCTTCCAAGCCGCCCCACTCGTGGCGGCTTCGG
Proteins encoded in this window:
- the secG gene encoding preprotein translocase subunit SecG, translating into MLLTVLMVVDVIISVILIASVLLQSGKSSGFAGLGGGESLFSGKPTDMDEALSRITVVFGLIFAVLNVVIARLQ
- a CDS encoding alpha/beta hydrolase, which codes for MKKFFAFLLVLALLLGAGAAGAIYYFGSPYVDYALKRGNSEDPMAPPAAFEDVYQYANKYPYAQPDPPDVERAEWTMTSFDGLKLSATHFVPENAGSHRWAILVHGYGCNQRFMWSMARRYLQRGYHVLTPDMRASGRSEGQYLTMGALEGKDVARWARAIAEEDPSAKIVLYGVSMGGADVMMALGEGLPKQVKAVVEDSGYSDLKELLTYRMDDLHVPYRDFILLAANLLMKVRTGVFLSDVSPIRAVAQSSVPVLFIHGTNDGLIPVTMMQELGASSAAERKEVVPVRGMGHAESVSLGQQYYAVIFDFVERQFSES
- a CDS encoding class II aldolase/adducin family protein; its protein translation is MDINDLLVISHYAGMREDLAQAGGGNSSVKINDHEMLIKASGCQMGEMRADYGWSSVDYAMLAYFMKGHVGQAVPAEEASKIIAKALIEGKRPSIETFLHAVTDAVTLHTHPTFVNVLLSRKGGMETMQALFPGAVFVGYGTPGYPLAAMFYEVLRDADVQGKFPLVFLKNHGLIVSGKTTDEVIRRTEETEKRAADYLKADYVPYQNASAFYNAFRKWNDGPVGKLISVSTDAVICKAARRFADTGWPVAISPDGLTYCGRTILVMGDTLSRDKITAFEAKYGTPAVILYQGCAYIVGETMHRIKDIEANLRQSAEIALLSEEGTVEALTREEQDEILYGSAGKYKNGK
- a CDS encoding HAMP domain-containing histidine kinase, whose translation is MDEIRRLRRKFILTATLAVVIIVTVALGLINAMAYVRMQEEVDDHLTMISENDGHLPNVPAPKRDTLIDEPDWYNDSPESHYQMRYFSVLMTQSGELVRANLNNIASFGKLDVQECIKEVLASKTPKGTFKRNRAHYSYQITEPDSTHYLLVVLDTTRDYGAVEQFMRYSFRFGLICVVIYALILIGICNIIIRPFINNMQNQKRFITNASHELKTPIAIISANAEAMELLQGKSEWTTNILTQVKRLTHLINDLITLAKMGERTRKDLKLTEVNVSGLLDNSVESFRPLVLDDNGKKIEAQIEPNVVAKTEEKSLYEIFNILMDNAVKYCDPNGTITAALSKSGRHGFKVSVSNSYAAGANKDYTHFFERFYRGDTSHSTGTGKVAGYGIGLSMARDLTELLKGSIKVSFKDGIITYTVQF
- a CDS encoding response regulator transcription factor, translating into MDILLAEDEKAMSMAVSAVLNHSGYHVDPAYDGQEAVDKAQSHPYDCMIFDVMMPRKDGITALQELRQSGNTTPVILLTAKSEVDDKINGLDAGADDYLTKPFAMGELLARIRSMVRRNQKDSEALHQGSVTLKVGEGELSCKSAVRLSAKETQLMKVLMMNPDKECSTEMLFDRVWDKEEQSDSGIVWIYVSYLREKLAAIGGDVRIDGKRGGNFKLCTQGA
- a CDS encoding GTP pyrophosphokinase family protein, translated to METDKTHYEAWVPVLKKVQTYLIDQIQAYNEKMKSETGHGAYEHLIYRIKAPDSMNEKCTRKGYEVSAYSALRHLYDAIGLRVVCRFIHDVYANIEAIRNIPGCRVVKEKDYIKNVKPNGYRSYHMIIELEAPYEDIDGNNPGHFYAEIQLRTIAMDTWASLEHEMKYKHNIKNPELIVAELKRCADELAACDLSMQTIRNLIQDSEDDGKES